The window GCGTCTCATAGAGTCTCCTTAGAATTTTTATAATAGGAATAATATAGCTTTGAAATATACATAGGCAAGTGAAATATATATAAATTCTATATCTCAATTATGACACTTTACAGTTTAGACTAAGCTCGGGCTAAACCAAGCTATATTTGTAAACCTCTATGACACAAGATAATTGATAAATATAGCAGTTTGACCTTTAAATTAATTGCAGTAATAATGAGCCTTAGATCATGTCACATGCACAGTTAATCACATTTGTAATAGCAATGCTTGCAATCACAAACCCTATTGGCAATCTAGCAATATTTGCCAGTCTGACAGGGGATAAAACACTTCAAGAAAAAAGAAAAACTGCTTTAGTCGCAGGCGTTGCAATCTTAATAATACTTATTATTGTCACATGGACAGGGGATTTATTGCTTAGAGCTTTTGGAATAGATATAGCTTCATTTGAGACCGCTGGAGGACTCATCATTGCTCTTATGGGTATATCAATGCTTCACGCAAAACCAAGCCCGATTCACCATGGTAAACAAGACCAGGCTGATGCTGAAGCTAAAACCAATGTAGCAGTCGTGCCGATTGCCATACCAATTGTTGCAGGACCTGGGGCTATAACCACGATCGTTGTAAACACCCACCATTACTCAACAATCGATGACAAACTCATGATTTCCGCAGTGTCCGTAGTCATCGCAATAATCCTATGGATCGCATTTTACTTTTCAGCTCCCGTAAGCCGTCTGTTAGGCCCATCGGGTGTGAACATTGTTACCCGTATTATGGGTATTATTCTGGCCTCAATAGCATTTGGAATGATGGCAAGTGGTTTTAAAGCACTATTCCCTGGTCTTGCATAAATACCTTACAAAGACCATTGCAGCTCACTACTACATATTACAATGGAACCAAAAATTAGCTCCTCTCGTATATTAAGCAGAGTACAGATTATATAACGAGAGAAAGGAGAGCTAATCCATGAAAGAATCTAGTGCAGCGCTTAACATCCCTGATTTTTCCTGTCCGGAATCTGAACAATATCTGGTGGACCTTACAATCGATAATTCGTGTCAGGGCGAGATTCATGCACTTCCATTTAATTATAGTGAAGCTTCTGATGAGGCCTTAGTTTGTTTATATACCACGAACAAAGATGAGCGGGCATTTAATGAAATTGTCAGCAGATACAATGACATCTTGATTGGATTTGCAATGAAATTTTGTAAAAACCCATATGACGCAGAGGATATAAAACAAGAAGTACTCTTAATACTTGCAACCAAACTTCATACCTTTAAAGGTAATTCAAAGTTTTCAACCTGGCTATACAGAGTCACGCTAAACACTTGCTATAAACAAATTAACGACACTAACAAAAAAAACAAAAGAGAGATTTATCTAGATGACAGTTTTATAAATCAGACTGAGTCACAATCAAGGTGGGCGCGGTCAGCAGATGAGATGATTCAGTCTAAAGAGCAGATGAAAATTATTAATATAGCTGTAAATGAGCTTTCTGATAGTAATAAAAAGATATTTAATCTTAAAGATATTAACGGATACTCAAATGCTCAAATAGGGGAGTGCATGGGGCTTTCAATTTCAGCAGTTAAATCAAGAGTTTTGAGAACAAGGCTTACAATAAAAGAGAAAATCACCCACTATTTCTAAATAATTTTTGCTTATTAAAGTTAGATATTTTTGAACAATTAGGTTTAGATAGGGGATAGGAGAGAGTAAGCAGAAAAAATGCAACCCAATCAGGCAATCCTTAGTGTTTTCGACACACAATTCAAATTATTTCAGTTAGTTAACCAACAAACAAATATAGAACTAGCAATTGACAAAAAATACTATTTAACTACAATGG is drawn from Thermodesulfobacteriota bacterium and contains these coding sequences:
- a CDS encoding MarC family protein; this encodes MSHAQLITFVIAMLAITNPIGNLAIFASLTGDKTLQEKRKTALVAGVAILIILIIVTWTGDLLLRAFGIDIASFETAGGLIIALMGISMLHAKPSPIHHGKQDQADAEAKTNVAVVPIAIPIVAGPGAITTIVVNTHHYSTIDDKLMISAVSVVIAIILWIAFYFSAPVSRLLGPSGVNIVTRIMGIILASIAFGMMASGFKALFPGLA
- a CDS encoding sigma-70 family RNA polymerase sigma factor — protein: MKESSAALNIPDFSCPESEQYLVDLTIDNSCQGEIHALPFNYSEASDEALVCLYTTNKDERAFNEIVSRYNDILIGFAMKFCKNPYDAEDIKQEVLLILATKLHTFKGNSKFSTWLYRVTLNTCYKQINDTNKKNKREIYLDDSFINQTESQSRWARSADEMIQSKEQMKIINIAVNELSDSNKKIFNLKDINGYSNAQIGECMGLSISAVKSRVLRTRLTIKEKITHYF